GCATGCACCATGCGTGGCCGGGTGGCTCGTGAATCGTGACGACACTGCCATTGGCGAGGGAGCCGCGCAGTGCGACATCGAGTGCGAAACGCAGCGCCCGGGTATCGACGTTCGCAAGCTGCCCGACCTCCAACCCGATTTCGCGGACGCACCGATATTGATGCCGACGCGCCTCGTCCTCGATCACGTCCCGGATGCCTTCCGCAACGGACACCTCATGCACGGCGGTTCACCTCGATCCGGTAGGGTGCGCATGGGTCGAGCAATAGCACGAGACGTTGTGCGAGCGGTTGCGCCGCTTCCCAAGGCAGGCCGCGAAGAGCGGCCGCAAGCAGGTTTGCGCGGCCAAAGTTCCACCAGGTTGGCGGTACGATTCGGTACGCGGCGACCTTACCTTCTTCGAGGCGTGCGAGATGCACGAGCACACCCCGAGCACAGCGCGCCCAGCCGATGCTGATGTCGCCGCACCGCAGGCCGCCCGCTGCAGCACTCGCGCGATTCGCACAAAGCAGTGCGAGATGGCGCAATCGTGTGCTCATCAATCCGCTAGCGAGATCCGGTGCCGTCCCCGGATCGCTCCAGAGGTCCGCATGGGCGGGCCAAGCTGGCCCGGACGCCTCGAATGCGCCTGCATCGCGGTCGAGCAGCATTTCTGCAGCATTTTTGCGCACGCTGCGCAGCACGTCTGCCGGCCGGATCGAAACGGGCCGTGCGGCCTGTTTTTGCAGGCCGTTCAGCCA
This is a stretch of genomic DNA from Paraburkholderia phymatum STM815. It encodes these proteins:
- a CDS encoding hydrogenase maturation nickel metallochaperone HypA/HybF gives rise to the protein MHEVSVAEGIRDVIEDEARRHQYRCVREIGLEVGQLANVDTRALRFALDVALRGSLANGSVVTIHEPPGHAWCMRCGDTVELRRRGVGCPACGSYQLAVTDGDQMRIIGMVVD
- a CDS encoding HupK protein, yielding MTPLQVPVLTLTLDGDNEGVHSVVGRWSPVPVERLLIGRNASDARTVVGAMLVLCRHAQCAASARALAASQPTFSPVATNDEQIELEAARETLRRWLIDFPRMFGGTWSSDVIAQWAGLGSRARIADFCERQVFGMPAARWLALSKSDLASWAAGTGTLPARWLNGLQKQAARPVSIRPADVLRSVRKNAAEMLLDRDAGAFEASGPAWPAHADLWSDPGTAPDLASGLMSTRLRHLALLCANRASAAAGGLRCGDISIGWARCARGVLVHLARLEEGKVAAYRIVPPTWWNFGRANLLAAALRGLPWEAAQPLAQRLVLLLDPCAPYRIEVNRRA